From a region of the Chthonomonas sp. genome:
- the fliQ gene encoding flagellar biosynthesis protein FliQ, translated as MNETSVLDLTRQGLTVAVMVGMPILAMALFIGLLVSVFQAVTQVQEMTLTYVPKLIGAGIMVVLFGSWMMSTLVAFTRFCFQHAAQVMR; from the coding sequence ATGAACGAGACATCCGTACTTGATTTGACCAGACAAGGACTCACGGTCGCCGTGATGGTGGGCATGCCCATCCTCGCGATGGCGCTCTTCATTGGTCTGTTGGTAAGCGTCTTTCAGGCGGTGACGCAGGTCCAAGAAATGACCTTGACCTACGTGCCCAAGCTCATTGGCGCGGGAATCATGGTGGTTCTCTTCGGCAGTTGGATGATGAGCACGCTTGTGGCGTTCACACGCTTCTGCTTCCAGCACGCTGCACAGGTGATGCGTTGA
- the fliP gene encoding flagellar type III secretion system pore protein FliP (The bacterial flagellar biogenesis protein FliP forms a type III secretion system (T3SS)-type pore required for flagellar assembly.), with product MPNINLGIPGKPGDDQISSSLQILALLTILSLAPAIMILTTAFTRIVIIMSLTRTALGTTSIPPNQVLIGLSLFLTFYVMAPTYDELQQKAIQPYLKKQITMDQAIERGQQPLRKFMLKNTYDKDLNLFLNLRNEKATPETVSLTALIPAFIISELKTAFVVGFYILVPFVIIDLVVASILMSLGMMMMPPSVVALPAKILVFILADGWSLLVSTILSGYA from the coding sequence GTGCCCAACATTAATCTGGGCATTCCGGGCAAGCCGGGCGATGATCAGATCAGCTCAAGCCTGCAGATCCTGGCGTTGCTCACGATCCTGAGCCTTGCGCCAGCGATCATGATCCTGACGACGGCGTTCACCCGCATCGTCATCATCATGAGCTTGACGCGAACTGCGCTCGGAACGACGAGCATTCCGCCAAACCAGGTGCTGATCGGGCTCTCACTGTTCCTCACGTTCTACGTCATGGCCCCGACGTACGACGAGCTCCAGCAGAAGGCGATCCAGCCTTATCTGAAGAAGCAGATCACCATGGACCAGGCAATTGAGCGGGGACAACAGCCGCTGAGAAAGTTCATGCTCAAGAACACGTACGACAAGGACCTGAACTTGTTCTTGAACCTTCGAAATGAGAAGGCGACCCCCGAAACCGTTTCGCTTACCGCCCTCATTCCCGCCTTCATCATCAGCGAGCTTAAGACTGCGTTCGTTGTGGGCTTCTACATCCTGGTGCCGTTTGTGATCATCGACCTTGTGGTCGCGAGCATCCTCATGAGCCTCGGCATGATGATGATGCCGCCCTCAGTCGTGGCCCTACCGGCCAAGATCCTCGTTTTCATCCTCGCTGACGGTTGGTCACTCCTCGTTAGCACCATTCTCTCCGGGTACGCATAA
- a CDS encoding flagellar biosynthetic protein FliO, giving the protein MTLRSWFKLDGLVRRRAEKIRSRMISRVTLIVLGMSFSALALAQTEFGTKKDLVLPETKSFSTGPGMMPILQMLLAVGVVIGLLKFALPRLMPLMNKRMNARLGSSIRIEETASFAAGTLYIVQAKSRTLLLSCTQQGVSCLADLTESPAPVAQPTVASAPAPSPEPAFFELVDAAQEKSPTLLSAVVHTPYEDDDEADFATSRAAAPAAFRDLNRDQIESALSRLRRLTG; this is encoded by the coding sequence ATGACACTCCGATCTTGGTTCAAGCTTGATGGACTCGTGCGGCGTCGCGCCGAGAAAATCCGTTCTCGGATGATCTCGCGGGTCACGCTCATCGTCCTCGGCATGAGCTTCTCGGCTCTGGCCTTGGCGCAGACTGAGTTCGGAACCAAGAAGGACCTCGTACTCCCCGAGACGAAATCGTTCTCGACGGGCCCAGGGATGATGCCGATCCTGCAGATGTTACTTGCGGTTGGTGTGGTCATCGGTCTGCTAAAGTTTGCGTTGCCGCGGTTGATGCCGCTCATGAACAAGCGGATGAACGCGCGCCTCGGCAGCTCCATTCGTATTGAAGAGACCGCGTCGTTTGCCGCTGGCACGCTGTACATCGTGCAAGCAAAGTCGCGCACGCTGTTGCTCTCATGCACGCAGCAGGGCGTCTCGTGCCTGGCCGACCTCACCGAGTCTCCGGCACCTGTTGCGCAGCCCACCGTGGCAAGTGCGCCAGCTCCTTCGCCCGAGCCTGCCTTCTTCGAACTCGTCGATGCGGCGCAGGAGAAGAGCCCGACACTTCTATCCGCCGTCGTGCACACGCCCTATGAGGACGACGACGAAGCCGATTTCGCCACCTCACGCGCTGCCGCGCCTGCCGCTTTTCGCGACCTCAATCGCGACCAAATTGAATCTGCGCTGAGCCGATTGCGTCGGCTGACTGGCTAA
- the fliN gene encoding flagellar motor switch protein FliN yields the protein MPKISEEVLTKFSNVQNQIWQTVSITCSEAIGDTLTFGSPLPDVTTTNDLFSEMASPKLIIQFALADQPDNQQVILMTQETFADLAAMAKKVDPIEITAIDENLVADARPLIDAIVQGLCLAVGNIKNEPLVALGLTVRYQIFNFPPSLQKAESVMRTSIAITSNVVNGSLTWIIDGETASSIAGVMVNAEGTSLATAVEDAKTAEINALPDETGSLEILMDIPLEISVELGRVRMMVKDVVDLGSGSIIEIDKAAGEPVDVFVNGRLVARGEVVVIEDNFGVRVTEILSPQERLSRLQDAA from the coding sequence ATGCCTAAGATCTCTGAAGAAGTACTGACAAAGTTTAGCAACGTCCAGAACCAGATCTGGCAGACCGTCTCGATCACCTGTAGCGAGGCGATTGGCGACACTCTGACCTTTGGTTCGCCGTTGCCGGACGTCACCACGACGAACGACCTGTTCTCGGAGATGGCGAGCCCGAAGCTGATCATCCAGTTTGCGCTGGCAGACCAGCCGGACAACCAGCAGGTCATCTTGATGACTCAGGAGACGTTCGCAGACCTCGCCGCCATGGCGAAGAAGGTCGATCCGATCGAGATCACGGCCATTGACGAGAACTTGGTTGCCGATGCCCGCCCCCTCATCGACGCCATCGTTCAGGGTCTTTGCCTTGCCGTCGGAAACATCAAGAACGAGCCGCTGGTCGCGCTCGGCCTGACGGTCCGATACCAAATTTTCAACTTCCCGCCGAGCCTGCAGAAGGCCGAATCGGTTATGCGCACGAGCATCGCGATCACCAGCAATGTGGTGAACGGCTCGCTTACGTGGATCATCGATGGAGAAACCGCGAGCTCGATCGCCGGCGTGATGGTCAATGCCGAGGGGACCTCTCTGGCGACCGCTGTGGAAGACGCCAAGACGGCGGAAATCAATGCGCTTCCTGATGAAACCGGCAGCCTAGAGATTCTCATGGACATCCCGCTCGAGATCAGCGTTGAGCTCGGTCGGGTTCGCATGATGGTCAAGGACGTGGTCGACTTGGGTTCGGGCAGCATCATTGAGATCGACAAGGCCGCCGGTGAGCCGGTAGACGTCTTCGTGAACGGACGCCTCGTGGCCCGTGGAGAAGTCGTCGTCATCGAAGATAACTTTGGCGTTCGCGTCACCGAAATCTTGAGTCCGCAAGAGCGACTCAGTCGCCTTCAGGATGCCGCCTAA
- the fliM gene encoding flagellar motor switch protein FliM → MSNILSQSEIEALLNSLTDEEGKGDASGPTAGASSSDPNKVFANLDNLVNVAGTGSKSAVAYELYDFRRPDKFSKDQLRTMQMLHETFARVAATGLSAYLRSPVSIDLISLEQVPYEEYLRSINTSVFTVMSLPPLSGQAVLELEFQLIFTMVDRLLGGPGRSIHRTNLSDIEKPLVRQMIERMFSALKTAWEGIVILNPGIETMETSAQFVQISPPNDIVVTILFEVKIGNSRGAMSICVPYLVLKPITAKLSAQKWFVNNSRKNAGISRKLLAYHTRQAPIDCAVELGKAKISMRDMLELKVGDVVSLDQKKDEDLIMRIQKNPKFTVSPSHRGKQMIFTVTDTIENL, encoded by the coding sequence GTGTCCAATATTCTGTCGCAGTCTGAAATCGAAGCCCTCCTAAACTCATTGACCGATGAGGAAGGGAAGGGAGATGCCTCAGGCCCTACTGCCGGCGCGTCCTCATCTGACCCGAACAAGGTGTTCGCCAACCTCGACAACCTTGTAAACGTCGCGGGCACCGGCTCTAAGAGTGCCGTGGCCTACGAGCTGTACGATTTTCGACGACCGGACAAGTTCAGCAAGGATCAGCTCCGCACCATGCAGATGCTGCACGAGACCTTTGCCCGTGTCGCCGCGACGGGGCTCAGTGCCTACCTCCGCAGTCCGGTCTCCATCGACTTGATCTCTCTAGAGCAGGTGCCTTACGAGGAGTACCTCCGCAGCATCAACACCTCCGTCTTCACCGTCATGTCGCTCCCCCCGCTCAGCGGCCAGGCGGTGCTGGAGCTGGAGTTCCAACTCATCTTCACCATGGTCGATCGTCTGCTCGGTGGACCCGGTCGAAGCATTCACCGGACGAACCTCTCGGATATCGAGAAACCGCTCGTGCGCCAGATGATCGAGCGGATGTTCTCTGCTCTCAAGACCGCATGGGAAGGGATCGTCATCCTGAACCCCGGCATTGAGACCATGGAGACGAGCGCACAGTTCGTCCAGATTTCGCCCCCCAACGACATCGTCGTCACCATCCTGTTTGAGGTCAAGATCGGTAACTCGCGGGGTGCCATGAGCATCTGCGTGCCCTATCTGGTTCTCAAGCCAATCACCGCGAAGCTCAGCGCGCAGAAGTGGTTCGTGAACAATAGCCGCAAGAACGCGGGTATTTCTCGCAAGCTGCTGGCCTACCACACCCGCCAGGCTCCGATCGACTGCGCCGTCGAACTCGGCAAAGCGAAGATTTCCATGCGCGACATGCTCGAACTCAAAGTCGGCGATGTCGTCTCCCTGGACCAGAAGAAGGACGAAGACCTGATTATGCGGATTCAGAAGAATCCCAAGTTCACCGTGAGCCCATCGCACCGGGGCAAGCAAATGATTTTCACTGTAACCGACACCATCGAGAACCTATAA
- a CDS encoding HD domain-containing protein, whose product MVLLQEALEFMVAAHRGQLREGTSALPYCMHPMDVVHKLRVVGEVTDESLLCAAALHDLLEETPVTVETLQAKFPARIVDLVVNLTRDEPTAAQIRGMDAETVWRLRADMLIAEVAAMPADAQVIKLADRLSNVEEAWRTRSKKKLERYLWQTRRLLDVIPEQRNVGLWRAVQALSDR is encoded by the coding sequence ATGGTTCTGCTCCAAGAAGCCTTAGAGTTTATGGTGGCCGCGCACCGAGGCCAACTCCGCGAGGGCACTTCGGCGCTGCCCTACTGTATGCACCCCATGGACGTCGTGCACAAGCTCCGTGTCGTCGGCGAGGTCACAGACGAAAGCCTCTTGTGCGCGGCCGCGCTGCACGACCTGCTGGAAGAGACTCCCGTGACGGTAGAAACCCTCCAGGCGAAGTTCCCGGCTCGGATTGTGGATCTCGTCGTGAATCTCACCCGAGACGAGCCGACGGCCGCGCAGATCAGAGGGATGGATGCAGAGACGGTGTGGCGACTCAGGGCAGACATGCTCATAGCGGAGGTCGCGGCGATGCCGGCGGATGCCCAGGTCATTAAGCTTGCCGACCGGCTCTCGAACGTCGAAGAAGCGTGGCGGACACGCTCAAAAAAGAAGCTAGAGCGCTATCTGTGGCAAACCCGCCGGTTGCTCGATGTTATTCCAGAGCAGCGGAATGTCGGGCTGTGGCGCGCGGTCCAGGCCCTCAGCGATCGCTGA
- a CDS encoding M48 family metalloprotease: MKTKIPILALVLASAAVSATADPFKISAKEQAELGQRAAGEVRKTEKVLPATDPRSMYVSFVGEKLRALYLQDDSKEKNPKPFTYTFEVVESKEVNAFALPGGPTFIYTGLLEKLTTEDELAGVMAHELTHAREEHFASDYAAAQRRGIGLAALLTILNANQQVVNVASITNDVVFGSKFSRRSENRADEGGYKLMVRAGYNPEGMVKLFELLAKQGGSKPPEWMSTHPSDKNRITNIQKWIDRDKKKGVKFPELTKFDVKRGSRERLSDR, from the coding sequence ATGAAGACAAAGATCCCCATCCTCGCACTAGTTCTGGCCTCTGCTGCGGTCTCGGCCACTGCCGATCCGTTCAAGATCTCTGCGAAGGAGCAGGCGGAACTTGGTCAGCGCGCCGCTGGTGAGGTCCGGAAGACGGAGAAAGTCCTGCCTGCGACCGATCCCCGCTCGATGTACGTGAGCTTTGTCGGCGAGAAGCTCCGCGCTCTGTATCTGCAGGACGACTCAAAGGAAAAGAATCCCAAGCCGTTCACCTACACCTTCGAAGTTGTGGAGAGCAAAGAGGTGAATGCCTTCGCTTTGCCTGGCGGGCCGACCTTTATCTACACCGGGTTGCTGGAAAAGCTGACCACGGAGGACGAACTCGCGGGCGTGATGGCCCATGAACTCACCCACGCGCGCGAGGAGCACTTCGCCAGCGACTACGCGGCTGCACAGCGCCGGGGCATCGGCCTCGCCGCACTCCTCACAATTCTGAATGCGAATCAGCAAGTGGTCAACGTCGCAAGCATCACCAACGACGTCGTCTTCGGCTCCAAGTTCAGCCGAAGGAGCGAGAACCGCGCCGACGAAGGCGGATATAAGCTCATGGTCCGCGCGGGCTACAACCCCGAAGGGATGGTGAAGCTATTTGAGCTCCTTGCCAAGCAGGGCGGGAGCAAGCCGCCGGAGTGGATGAGCACCCACCCGAGCGATAAGAACCGGATCACGAATATTCAGAAGTGGATCGACCGAGACAAGAAGAAAGGCGTCAAGTTCCCCGAGCTCACGAAGTTCGATGTGAAGCGGGGCAGCCGCGAGCGACTCAGCGATCGCTGA
- a CDS encoding prepilin-type N-terminal cleavage/methylation domain-containing protein — MKRSRNKKGFTLVEIMIVVLIIGILLAIAVPNFVRARERSRAKTCMGNLKQIDSGKEQYAMENRLNEGDAVDGADLWGDGSTPGDYIKAEPLCPSGGTYDVAAVGTDPTCSIGGDHALNIP, encoded by the coding sequence ATGAAGCGCTCTCGAAACAAAAAGGGCTTTACGCTCGTTGAAATCATGATCGTCGTTTTGATCATTGGCATCCTGCTTGCGATCGCCGTGCCGAACTTTGTTCGAGCTCGAGAGCGAAGCCGGGCCAAGACCTGTATGGGCAACCTGAAGCAGATTGACTCCGGCAAGGAGCAGTACGCCATGGAGAACCGCCTCAATGAGGGTGACGCCGTTGACGGTGCCGACCTTTGGGGTGACGGTTCGACTCCGGGTGACTACATCAAGGCCGAGCCGCTTTGCCCGTCGGGTGGTACCTACGATGTCGCCGCAGTTGGAACGGATCCGACTTGCAGCATCGGTGGCGACCACGCCCTCAACATCCCCTAA
- a CDS encoding type II secretion system protein, whose amino-acid sequence MKQHRKQKGFSLIEVLFAVLITGTVAAILAATLPIATTSRERADLNNAATGIAQKQLERVKALGYANLTAAQLLTNGAIDSATPVSTNKYAFTNVDSNRSDSAAQVLPTGKAYITIQQVDLDLRRITIEVTYRESGKTHSLVLGTLVANL is encoded by the coding sequence ATGAAACAGCACCGAAAACAAAAGGGGTTCTCCCTAATAGAGGTTCTCTTCGCCGTCCTCATCACGGGGACGGTGGCTGCTATCCTCGCGGCAACACTGCCCATCGCGACGACCTCTCGCGAGCGTGCCGACCTGAACAATGCGGCAACAGGCATCGCGCAGAAACAGCTTGAGCGGGTGAAGGCGCTCGGGTATGCGAACTTGACCGCGGCGCAACTGCTCACGAACGGAGCGATCGACTCGGCAACGCCGGTTAGCACCAACAAGTATGCATTCACGAATGTGGATTCCAACCGAAGCGACAGCGCAGCCCAAGTTTTGCCCACCGGAAAGGCGTATATCACCATCCAGCAAGTCGACTTAGACTTGCGCCGCATCACCATCGAAGTCACTTACCGAGAGAGCGGCAAGACCCACTCGCTTGTACTCGGAACGCTGGTCGCGAACCTATGA
- a CDS encoding RNA polymerase sigma factor → MNSISSAKFDEDTILIEGFLAGDSECFERLYQRYYPKVQVIAHGILLNAEDTEDSVQEIFTAAYRGLAKFDGRSQFATWLYRIAVNRAIQYKRKLRHRAHDVELREDSATTTEQFVTSTDPRIAFALGQLSRDDRAVLGLYYWQEQSLAEIAFSLGCNENAAKTRLFRARERFAKHYRGWGS, encoded by the coding sequence ATGAATTCGATATCGTCCGCGAAGTTCGATGAGGATACGATTCTCATCGAAGGGTTTCTTGCGGGCGATTCTGAATGTTTCGAGCGACTTTACCAACGCTACTATCCGAAGGTCCAGGTGATTGCCCACGGCATCCTCCTGAATGCCGAAGACACGGAAGATTCCGTTCAGGAGATCTTCACCGCGGCATACCGCGGGCTGGCCAAGTTTGACGGTCGGTCTCAGTTCGCCACTTGGCTCTATCGCATCGCGGTCAATCGCGCGATCCAGTACAAGCGCAAGCTACGTCACCGCGCCCACGACGTGGAGCTGCGCGAAGACAGCGCGACCACTACCGAACAATTTGTCACCTCCACGGACCCCAGAATCGCCTTTGCTCTGGGCCAGCTCAGCCGCGATGACCGTGCGGTTCTGGGACTTTACTACTGGCAAGAGCAGAGCCTGGCAGAGATCGCGTTCAGCCTCGGCTGCAATGAGAACGCTGCCAAAACACGCCTGTTCCGCGCCCGCGAGCGGTTTGCCAAGCACTACCGGGGATGGGGCTCATGA
- a CDS encoding sodium/proton-translocating pyrophosphatase — protein sequence MMGGMGGAPIQAAKIVTQQQGQQELFDVIKEAQDRIASKKYDGDVKKVKGEDLKDEKFYKDLELGREDKKGVLTSFLGMDREKRPEAKALEGFARVNYKDTQNPVLGYAVPKPQESATPAPSTDYITLGEFLKAQYDEAGKPIADKQLKVWEIKVTQTTPATPPAQPTTQTQMGKFGPMDKATLDRLIKQATETNKNLKVEPSGKTWDVQIMANTKGDLAVGIVNFDMKDQVSPLGFDASYYKLSPDAVKKGTEESQKATDGSVAPPEVKRMDTVGAKVINADWWRFLACVLFGLLMAFAFEMLTDYYVSTHRKPVQEVGKMATAGPAPMIIQGMSYGMESSVFSVLAIVVSLMAPLFIFPPALFGGYILSFYGIALVGLGLLTTTGYILAMDTFGPISDNAQGVFEMSGAGHANPEASKGIQRLDAAGNTTKALTKGFAIATAVVAAVALFHSYVESAKLTEAGMRLEVPEIFLGLLIGGAAPYLFAAFSINAVGRAAFDLINEVRRQFREDKGIMAGTSKPDYSRCVAIVTAAAQKELMGPGILAIFLPVAVAFGFSIGAAPQYVGGVQVNLGGAQALGGFLAGTILSGQLLAVMLANSGGLWDNAKKLIEDGLHGGKGTEAHKAGVVCDTVGDPFKDTAGPALNPLIKVMNLVALLLAPVIIKPMDHAITISITVVAVLALAFSFMWSKRGSLSDGLKGTTDEA from the coding sequence ATGATGGGCGGAATGGGCGGTGCGCCGATTCAGGCCGCCAAGATTGTTACGCAACAGCAGGGTCAGCAGGAACTGTTCGACGTGATCAAGGAAGCTCAGGACCGCATCGCCAGTAAAAAGTACGATGGCGATGTCAAGAAGGTCAAGGGCGAAGATCTGAAGGACGAGAAGTTCTACAAGGATCTGGAACTTGGTCGCGAAGACAAGAAGGGTGTGCTCACCAGCTTCCTCGGCATGGATCGCGAGAAGCGACCAGAAGCGAAGGCGCTTGAAGGATTCGCCCGAGTCAACTACAAGGACACTCAGAACCCTGTTCTGGGCTACGCGGTTCCGAAACCGCAAGAGTCGGCAACACCCGCACCGTCAACAGACTACATCACACTGGGCGAGTTCCTGAAGGCACAGTACGATGAGGCCGGAAAGCCCATTGCCGACAAGCAGCTAAAGGTTTGGGAGATCAAGGTCACCCAGACGACTCCGGCGACTCCGCCGGCGCAGCCGACGACCCAGACTCAAATGGGCAAGTTCGGCCCAATGGACAAGGCGACGCTCGATCGACTGATCAAGCAAGCCACGGAGACCAACAAGAACCTCAAGGTCGAGCCGAGTGGCAAGACTTGGGATGTTCAGATCATGGCCAACACGAAGGGCGATCTCGCGGTCGGGATTGTGAACTTCGACATGAAAGACCAGGTCTCTCCGCTCGGATTCGACGCGAGCTACTACAAGCTCTCGCCCGACGCCGTGAAGAAGGGTACGGAAGAGTCTCAGAAGGCCACTGACGGTTCGGTCGCCCCGCCTGAGGTCAAACGCATGGATACGGTTGGCGCGAAGGTGATCAACGCCGACTGGTGGCGATTCCTCGCGTGTGTACTCTTCGGGCTTCTCATGGCATTTGCCTTCGAGATGCTCACCGACTACTACGTTTCCACGCACCGCAAGCCGGTCCAGGAAGTTGGAAAGATGGCCACCGCAGGCCCAGCCCCGATGATCATTCAGGGTATGAGCTACGGTATGGAATCGAGCGTGTTCTCGGTTCTTGCCATCGTGGTGTCGCTGATGGCGCCGCTCTTCATCTTCCCGCCTGCGCTGTTCGGTGGCTATATCCTTAGCTTCTACGGCATCGCTCTGGTGGGTCTCGGACTCCTCACGACCACGGGTTACATCCTCGCGATGGACACCTTCGGTCCGATCTCGGACAACGCCCAGGGCGTTTTTGAGATGTCAGGAGCTGGCCACGCAAATCCTGAAGCGAGCAAGGGCATTCAGCGCCTTGACGCGGCAGGCAACACGACCAAGGCTCTGACCAAGGGCTTCGCAATCGCCACCGCGGTGGTTGCGGCGGTCGCACTGTTCCACAGCTATGTCGAATCGGCGAAACTTACAGAAGCAGGCATGCGACTTGAAGTGCCCGAGATCTTCCTCGGCCTTCTCATCGGTGGTGCCGCTCCGTACCTGTTCGCTGCGTTCTCGATCAACGCCGTGGGTCGCGCTGCGTTCGACCTCATCAATGAGGTTCGACGGCAGTTCCGCGAAGACAAGGGGATCATGGCTGGCACGTCCAAGCCCGACTACAGCCGCTGCGTGGCGATCGTCACCGCTGCTGCTCAGAAGGAGCTCATGGGCCCTGGCATTCTCGCGATCTTCCTGCCGGTAGCGGTGGCCTTTGGCTTCAGCATCGGCGCGGCACCGCAGTACGTCGGTGGTGTGCAGGTGAATCTCGGTGGCGCACAAGCTCTGGGTGGCTTCTTGGCCGGAACGATCCTTTCGGGTCAGCTGCTGGCTGTGATGCTCGCCAACTCGGGCGGCCTCTGGGATAACGCGAAGAAGCTCATCGAAGACGGCCTGCACGGTGGCAAGGGCACGGAAGCTCACAAGGCTGGCGTTGTCTGCGATACCGTCGGCGACCCGTTCAAGGACACGGCTGGCCCAGCGCTCAACCCGCTGATCAAGGTTATGAACCTGGTCGCGCTGTTGCTCGCTCCGGTCATCATCAAGCCGATGGACCATGCGATCACGATCTCCATCACGGTCGTCGCGGTCCTGGCACTTGCATTCTCCTTCATGTGGTCCAAGCGAGGCTCGCTCAGCGATGGCCTCAAGGGCACGACGGACGAAGCGTAA
- a CDS encoding GNAT family N-acetyltransferase, whose protein sequence is MPDMPSDRFEQEFVQKTVSAQQAIARIRSGDRVYVGSNCGHPVTLTAELVNHADRLSGVEVVHLATFGPAPYVEPGLRESFRHVAFFIGPNTRAASDAGRVEYMPVFLSDIPRLFKSGQLGLDVALVSVSPPDDHGFCSLGVSVDIGYAACRSARSVIAEVNPNMPRTLGDGFLHVSEIDAFVAVETPIIEFSSSTSDPVTAQIGRNIAVMIDDGATLQTGIGAIPSAVLNALGDKNDLGIHTELFGDELVAAIERGNVNCRQKTLHRDRVVATFVLGTRPTYDAIHNNPFFYLAPTEYVNDPNVIARNDRMVAINGALEVDLTGQVVADSIGSRIYSGIGGQVDFIRGASLSKGGKPILTLPSTARGGEVSRIVAQLAPGAGVVTSRADVRYVVTEYGVAYLHGKTLRQRALALIRIAHPSFRDALLAQAKELGLVPQDQPSVEVNYPAHLAREIHLNDGTALWLRPILPTDDQLLRRHFHTLSPEAVHHRFHRAIRMLSDRVVSDLVNVDYQRHMALVATERVGEVETIVATARAIFNDVDMTAELAFAIIDPYRGRGLGRVLLAALIDHARSQRIVALKGYIEQDNRAMIHLMETCGLPYAVTHEEDMKVFTLEVTPTRSAPQVPAPDRSDLPSRSSL, encoded by the coding sequence GTGCCTGATATGCCGAGCGACCGATTCGAGCAAGAGTTCGTTCAGAAGACCGTTTCCGCGCAACAAGCCATCGCGCGTATCCGAAGCGGGGATCGGGTCTACGTTGGCTCAAACTGCGGGCATCCGGTCACGCTCACCGCCGAACTCGTCAATCATGCCGATCGGCTCAGCGGAGTCGAGGTGGTCCACCTCGCCACCTTTGGTCCCGCCCCATACGTCGAGCCGGGCCTCCGGGAGAGCTTCCGCCACGTTGCGTTCTTCATCGGCCCGAACACGCGTGCAGCCAGCGATGCGGGCCGGGTCGAATACATGCCAGTCTTCCTGAGCGACATCCCTCGACTGTTCAAGTCCGGGCAGCTGGGTCTCGATGTCGCTCTCGTGAGTGTCAGCCCTCCGGACGACCACGGGTTCTGCTCGCTGGGAGTGAGCGTGGACATTGGCTACGCCGCGTGTCGTTCGGCGCGATCGGTGATCGCCGAGGTCAACCCGAACATGCCCCGCACTCTTGGAGACGGGTTCCTGCACGTATCAGAGATTGACGCCTTTGTCGCTGTGGAGACTCCCATCATCGAGTTCTCTTCGAGTACCAGCGATCCGGTGACCGCTCAGATCGGCCGTAACATCGCAGTGATGATCGACGATGGGGCGACGCTGCAGACCGGCATCGGAGCAATCCCAAGCGCGGTTTTGAACGCGCTTGGAGACAAGAACGACCTTGGTATCCACACCGAGCTCTTTGGCGATGAACTGGTCGCGGCCATTGAACGCGGCAACGTGAATTGCAGGCAGAAGACGCTGCACCGTGACCGGGTGGTCGCCACATTTGTATTGGGAACCCGACCCACCTACGATGCGATTCACAACAACCCGTTCTTCTACCTTGCGCCCACCGAGTACGTAAACGACCCGAACGTGATCGCTCGAAATGATCGGATGGTTGCGATCAATGGTGCGTTGGAGGTGGATCTTACCGGCCAAGTCGTCGCCGATAGCATCGGCAGCCGGATCTATAGCGGTATCGGCGGTCAAGTGGATTTCATTCGCGGAGCGTCTCTCAGCAAGGGCGGCAAGCCGATCCTCACCTTGCCCTCAACGGCTCGCGGGGGCGAAGTCAGCCGCATTGTGGCTCAGCTCGCCCCAGGCGCAGGCGTCGTTACCTCGCGCGCCGACGTCCGGTACGTGGTGACCGAGTACGGAGTCGCTTACCTGCATGGCAAGACGCTTCGGCAGCGAGCGCTCGCCCTCATCCGCATCGCCCATCCGAGCTTCCGCGACGCGCTGCTGGCACAGGCAAAGGAGCTCGGTCTAGTGCCCCAAGATCAGCCGTCGGTGGAGGTGAACTACCCCGCCCACTTGGCGCGCGAAATCCATCTTAATGACGGCACCGCGCTGTGGCTACGTCCGATTTTGCCCACCGACGATCAGCTGCTGCGACGGCACTTCCACACGCTCAGCCCCGAGGCGGTGCACCACCGATTCCACCGCGCGATCCGCATGCTCAGCGACCGGGTCGTGAGCGACCTGGTGAACGTCGATTATCAACGGCACATGGCCTTAGTCGCGACGGAGCGCGTGGGGGAGGTCGAGACGATTGTGGCGACAGCGCGCGCTATTTTCAATGACGTCGACATGACTGCCGAACTCGCGTTCGCCATCATCGACCCCTATCGCGGCCGCGGCCTGGGTCGCGTGTTGCTCGCCGCCCTAATCGACCATGCGCGTAGCCAGCGCATCGTCGCACTCAAGGGTTACATCGAGCAGGATAATCGCGCGATGATCCACCTCATGGAGACGTGCGGACTTCCCTACGCCGTGACCCACGAAGAGGACATGAAGGTTTTCACGCTTGAGGTGACGCCGACTCGGAGTGCACCCCAAGTCCCAGCGCCCGACCGATCTGACCTACCAAGTAGAAGCTCCCTGTGA